The following nucleotide sequence is from Pseudoalteromonas xiamenensis.
ATTCTCGGCCTACGCGGCCAACGCCCGAAGATGTAAAGACCACAGAAGCGTTCGGTGCTTTGCGCAGCAAAGGGAACATGTATTTGGTGATCATTGCTTGTGCTGTTACATTTACCTTCATGATGTTTTCGAAGGTTGAAACACAAAAATGCTCAAGTGGCCCAAGAGTGCCTAAAATCGAGGCATTGTTAAGCAATCCGTCAAGATGCCCAAATTGCATTTCAATTGTCGCCGCTAAGTCTCTATAATGTTGTTTTGTTGCACCTTTCATGTCTAAAGGTACAATTGCAGGTTCTGGGTAACCTGCGGCAACGATTTCATCGTACACGCATTCAAGCTTTTTAGTGGTTTTGCCCAATAAAATGACGGTTGCGCCGTATTGAGCGAAGGTTTTAGCCGCAATGCGTCCTATGCCGTCGCCTGCACCTGTGATTAAGATAGTTTTATTTTGTAAGGCATTTTCAGCCGCTTGGAAGGTGTGCATCGTAGACCTCAAACGAATAAATTTGCGCTATATTATCACAGGTCTAAAGTAAGTTATCGAATTTGTTGTAATAAAGAGTGGCGAAACGCTACACTTTACGTTAAGTTTAACTGGTCTAATGTCTTATTAAAATGGATATTACATCATTTTAACGAAATGAAAGAAGAATAATAAGATCCGTCGGAGCCAAAAAACATGAAAAAAATGTTACTCTCACTTGCAGTCACAGCAGCCCTCTCAGGATGTGGAGGCGGTGAAACCCTAGAAGAAATTAAAAACGAAACCCCGGTTATAAAGCCGTCTATAGCTGTAAAATTTGACCCTTCGGCGAGTGTTGTATCCGTTCCAAATGATTTGTTAATGAGTGGTACTAAAGACGGTACGCTCAATATGCCAGGTGAATTCAACGCAGCTGGCGAAGCCGTAGCGCGTGCTGCTTATGCGGACCCTCAAACTGCGTTAGGTGCGTTGGATGGTTGGTCTACGCAACTACCTTATGTGATTGATCTGTCCGTTCCACAAGGTGTGAGTTTAGATACCGCTTCGGTTTCAATGCCAGGAGCAGTGCGTATT
It contains:
- a CDS encoding YciK family oxidoreductase, whose product is MHTFQAAENALQNKTILITGAGDGIGRIAAKTFAQYGATVILLGKTTKKLECVYDEIVAAGYPEPAIVPLDMKGATKQHYRDLAATIEMQFGHLDGLLNNASILGTLGPLEHFCVSTFENIMKVNVTAQAMITKYMFPLLRKAPNASVVFTSSGVGRVGREFWGPYAISKFATEGMMQTWSQEVGKTNIRINCINPGATNTAMRNAAFPGEDKDKLAKPEDLMSTYLYLMSDESIGVNGQSIDAQQK